A stretch of the Xanthocytophaga agilis genome encodes the following:
- a CDS encoding helix-turn-helix domain-containing protein, whose amino-acid sequence MSLQHIGQRIYHLRVEILQIPQWEFAQRTGTAQGNLSSLEKGRSLPSCFFLWSLQTTFHTDLNWLITGEGEPIRPSGNKRKNTLQTTENQP is encoded by the coding sequence ATGAGTTTACAACATATCGGCCAACGTATTTATCATTTACGGGTAGAAATCCTGCAAATACCCCAATGGGAGTTTGCTCAACGTACCGGAACGGCACAAGGCAATCTGTCCTCGCTGGAAAAGGGACGTTCGCTGCCCTCCTGCTTTTTCCTGTGGTCGCTACAAACCACTTTTCACACAGATCTGAACTGGTTGATCACCGGAGAAGGCGAACCCATTCGCCCTTCTGGCAACAAACGCAAAAACACACTACAAACCACTGAAAACCAACCATAA
- a CDS encoding proline iminopeptidase-family hydrolase, translating to MSRPLMIFLSLLPCLLLVPFLISAQQKDSSYQAKRNAQGVKMIQVAGKYQVWTQKVGQGKIKLLLLHGGPVNTHEYMENFPEHLNPAEVEVYFYDQLGSYYSDQPGDSTLWHIDRFVEEVEQVRQGLGLKDFYLLGHSWGGMLALEYAAKYGQHLKGLIVSNMGYRASSHNAYRRGLYSSIANSHEVKRLLEQKQQGGNVPDSVIKQVISKHFEEQHVLRLSQPPEPYDRNYQHINRKDRFRFALLNEMDQWDFSNRLALVQMPTLLLGAKYDFIPTGDYYQMSKRMRQSRVYICPEGSHFAMWDDSQHYFEALIRFFKDVEDKKFTKNNK from the coding sequence ATGAGTAGACCACTAATGATATTCCTGTCACTACTGCCTTGTTTACTACTGGTGCCCTTTCTGATAAGCGCCCAACAGAAAGACAGTAGTTATCAGGCCAAGCGCAATGCCCAAGGGGTAAAGATGATTCAGGTGGCAGGTAAATACCAGGTTTGGACCCAAAAAGTCGGGCAAGGTAAGATCAAACTCTTGTTGCTGCATGGTGGACCTGTCAATACACATGAATATATGGAAAACTTTCCAGAGCACTTGAACCCTGCAGAGGTAGAGGTCTACTTCTACGATCAGTTAGGTTCTTACTACTCGGATCAGCCTGGCGATAGTACACTTTGGCATATAGATCGGTTTGTAGAAGAGGTAGAACAGGTGCGACAAGGATTAGGGTTAAAGGATTTTTATCTTTTGGGTCATTCCTGGGGAGGTATGTTAGCCCTCGAATATGCGGCAAAGTATGGCCAGCACCTGAAAGGGTTAATTGTTTCCAATATGGGCTATCGGGCTAGTAGTCATAATGCTTATCGTAGGGGTTTGTATTCCTCTATTGCTAACAGCCATGAAGTCAAACGCCTGCTTGAGCAAAAGCAGCAGGGAGGCAACGTGCCTGATTCAGTTATCAAGCAGGTGATTAGCAAACACTTCGAAGAACAACACGTTTTACGCTTGTCCCAGCCACCTGAACCTTATGATCGTAATTACCAACACATAAACCGAAAAGATCGGTTTCGGTTTGCTTTGCTGAATGAAATGGATCAGTGGGACTTTTCTAATCGTTTGGCTTTGGTGCAGATGCCTACCCTGTTGTTAGGGGCAAAGTATGACTTTATTCCCACAGGTGATTACTACCAGATGAGCAAGAGAATGCGCCAAAGCAGAGTCTATATCTGTCCTGAAGGATCGCATTTTGCTATGTGGGATGATAGCCAGCATTACTTTGAGGCTTTGATTCGCTTTTTCAAAGATGTAGAAGATAAAAAGTTTACTAAAAACAACAAATGA
- a CDS encoding FAD-dependent monooxygenase — MKAMKKRVLIVGASFAGLTLAYWLHKFGYQVTVVELGTELRTGGSPIDVRGEALDIVREMGIYDQIKAHEFVHTDEVVNANDQTLATFAINTLEEYLGDIEIHRGDLVKIIYEAIPKEEVEILFGNSIATLIQHENEVEVSFQKGGRKRYDFVFGADGTHSTVRKLAFGPEDTFKKFLGVYFAFAVADHIQTGRPKSTGIVYRELGKQAVIYQFKNGANAILLFRAPKLDWNYRNPEQPKEILREYFAGNTHWKLPEILDAMLHADDLYFDEACQIHMPAWTTGRVGLIGDAAYAPSFFTGMGTSLAIQGATLLAKELHANEDYQTAFANYNEQFKPFVESIQARVTYGLKVQLPETEEELQASYKALSNPNQ, encoded by the coding sequence TTGAAAGCGATGAAAAAACGAGTGTTAATAGTTGGTGCAAGTTTTGCCGGGTTAACGTTGGCCTATTGGTTACATAAATTTGGCTATCAGGTGACAGTCGTAGAACTGGGCACCGAGCTGAGAACAGGCGGCTCCCCTATCGATGTGCGAGGTGAAGCCCTGGATATAGTCAGAGAAATGGGTATATATGATCAAATCAAAGCCCATGAGTTTGTTCACACAGATGAGGTCGTCAATGCCAACGATCAAACACTAGCTACGTTTGCCATAAATACATTAGAGGAGTATTTGGGGGATATTGAAATTCATCGGGGTGATCTGGTAAAAATTATATACGAAGCCATTCCAAAAGAGGAAGTGGAGATCCTTTTTGGAAATAGCATCGCTACATTGATTCAGCATGAAAATGAAGTGGAAGTGTCTTTCCAAAAAGGAGGACGAAAAAGGTATGATTTTGTGTTTGGAGCAGATGGAACCCATTCTACTGTCAGAAAACTTGCTTTCGGTCCTGAAGACACGTTCAAAAAGTTTCTTGGGGTCTATTTTGCCTTTGCTGTAGCTGACCACATACAAACAGGCAGACCCAAATCTACGGGTATTGTGTATCGTGAGCTGGGCAAACAGGCTGTCATTTATCAATTTAAAAACGGAGCCAATGCTATCCTTTTATTCCGGGCACCTAAACTGGATTGGAACTACCGGAATCCCGAACAACCAAAGGAAATTCTGAGAGAATATTTTGCTGGCAACACCCATTGGAAACTTCCGGAAATTCTGGATGCAATGCTTCATGCTGATGACCTGTATTTTGATGAAGCCTGTCAGATTCATATGCCAGCCTGGACAACTGGACGTGTAGGCCTGATAGGTGATGCGGCATACGCGCCAAGCTTTTTCACAGGTATGGGTACCAGCTTAGCAATACAAGGCGCTACCCTGTTGGCGAAAGAACTCCACGCCAATGAAGATTACCAAACGGCTTTTGCAAACTACAATGAACAGTTTAAACCTTTTGTAGAGAGCATTCAAGCCCGCGTAACCTATGGATTAAAAGTTCAATTGCCGGAAACGGAAGAAGAACTGCAGGCATCTTATAAAGCCTTGAGTAACCCGAATCAATAG
- a CDS encoding AraC family transcriptional regulator has protein sequence MNTKDSLLADSEILQFTDKVGLTLDKEFEHLQVNFFKGFVFLPEMAIHFGSFYATNDFTRLTATSAISDGIGFIFHNIFEVDGICDPDKSNRIATSPYVRIFPYSISQKISFAKDTWVTHVSISISAGYLKNFLKEESDHFQFLFDNTHSFWIEELMTDDILRTVNEIVKKEEPGSMKSFYYKIKAMELLFYLFESLRKRQNAGSVKLSHKEIDAVYRVRDKIVSSLSQSSSIEELKQIAGMNELKLRRIFTQVFGMGIYDYYQHLRMKEAARLLREENVSVSEAGFQMGFENLGHFTKVFEKHIGMKPKKYVQSFRSTNTKLIVRNEG, from the coding sequence ATGAATACTAAAGATAGTCTGCTTGCTGACAGTGAAATTCTTCAATTCACTGACAAAGTAGGATTAACGTTAGATAAGGAATTTGAACATCTACAGGTCAACTTTTTCAAAGGTTTTGTTTTCCTCCCTGAAATGGCCATTCACTTTGGGTCTTTTTATGCAACCAATGATTTCACACGCTTAACTGCCACATCTGCCATAAGTGATGGGATTGGCTTTATATTTCATAATATTTTTGAGGTTGATGGGATTTGTGATCCAGATAAAAGCAATCGAATTGCAACCTCACCCTATGTGCGTATATTTCCGTATAGCATTAGTCAAAAAATATCTTTTGCAAAAGATACCTGGGTAACACATGTTTCCATCAGCATCAGTGCCGGGTATTTGAAAAATTTCCTGAAAGAGGAATCTGACCATTTCCAGTTCCTGTTTGATAATACACATAGTTTTTGGATAGAGGAACTGATGACCGATGACATTTTGCGCACAGTAAATGAGATTGTGAAGAAAGAAGAGCCAGGTAGTATGAAAAGTTTTTATTACAAGATCAAGGCAATGGAGTTACTTTTCTATCTGTTTGAGAGCTTGCGAAAGCGTCAGAATGCTGGTAGTGTAAAACTGAGTCATAAGGAAATTGACGCTGTGTACCGGGTGCGGGACAAGATTGTGTCGTCATTGAGCCAATCCAGCAGTATAGAGGAATTAAAGCAAATTGCGGGTATGAACGAATTGAAGCTCCGCAGGATTTTCACACAGGTATTTGGGATGGGCATTTATGATTATTATCAGCATTTGCGTATGAAAGAAGCGGCCCGACTTTTGCGTGAGGAAAATGTATCTGTTTCGGAAGCAGGCTTTCAAATGGGTTTTGAGAACCTGGGTCACTTTACGAAAGTATTTGAAAAGCATATAGGCATGAAGCCCAAAAAGTACGTTCAATCTTTCAGGAGTACAAATACCAAACTGATAGTAAGAAATGAGGGATGA